One genomic region from Indicator indicator isolate 239-I01 chromosome 7, UM_Iind_1.1, whole genome shotgun sequence encodes:
- the LRIT2 gene encoding leucine-rich repeat, immunoglobulin-like domain and transmembrane domain-containing protein 2, with product MDPICHFFLLLLVFYKINPSVSSCVIGCSCSQDTFGRSLLCMSALLRQIPSNIPQDIRKVRIENSHLTELPRGSFENISALEYLWLNFNNITVMHIKSLEYLPSLKELRLQGNKLSSVPWTAFQDTPALKILDLKHNRLDVLPEHALRYLPNLTYLDLSSNQLTVISKDVFYSWPVYQRSLMAEGQIEAISNAVLALHDNPWICDCRLRGFVQFIKSVGPPIILMNSYLTCSSPKFRAGKFFHEVELNSCMKPLISALDTNLTVPVGLNVTLTCFVEASPSPAVWWTYALKLLRAFNVSTEPISEETIRSELLIPAARPADAGNYTCTAANFLGNTSVTITLHVGAPWASTTSPDWDPIAPAEAGAHVEVRIAKQTVYGITLEWFAVAAAEPGETWYTLLVGRYDAAQKDAIYIGPGVNTYSVTDLLPATKYEVCVAVRNQAPRKGQCVVFVTGSDISQLEQREKLIHIVVIVCAMVLAVPAGMYACTAEARPGCLTRCPGACLRRHCGGQAQAAGSKESTLDSLPAGSEDGLCRPQGGRGARRPPGHEEAGKTRPPHRNSADLY from the exons ATGGATCCCATTTgtcattttttcctccttcttctggTCTTCTACAAGATAAACCCATCTGTTTCATCTTGTGTCATAGGATGCTCTTGTTCTCAAGACACCTTTGGAAG GAGCTTGCTCTGTAtgtctgcactgctgaggcagatcCCTTCAAACATCCCTCAGGACATCCGGAAAGTTAGAATAGAAAATTCTCACCTAACAGAATTGCCTCGTGGGTCTTTTGAGAACATCAGTGCCTTGGAGTATCTCTGGCTCAATTTTAACAACATCACGGTCATGCACATCAAGAGCCTGGAATATCTACCGTCTCTGAAGGAGCTGCGCTTGCAAGGGAACAAATTAAgttcagtgccatggacagcaTTTCAAGACACCCCAGCTTTGAAAATCCTGGATCTGAAGCACAACCGGCTCGATGTCCTTCCAGAACATGCGCTCCGTTATCTGCCCAACCTGACCTATTTAGACCTATCCTCAAATCAGCTTACTGTCATATCCAAGGACGTCTTCTACAGCTGGCCTGTCTATCAGAGAAGTCTGATGGCAGAGGGACAGATAGAAGCTATTTCCAACGCTGTCCTGGCCCTTCATGACAACCCCTGGATTTGTGACTGTCGCCTGCGGGGATTTGTCCAGTTTATCAAGTCAGTTGGCCCACCTATTATTCTGATGAATTCCTATTTAACTTGCTCAAGTCCGAAATTCAGGGCAGGGAAGTTTTTTCATGAAGTAGAGCTCAACAGCTGTATGAAGCCCCTGATCTCAGCCCTTGACACCAACCTGACAGTCCCAGTGGGGCTGAATGTCACCCTGACCTGCTTTGTGGAagccagcccttccccagctgtctGGTGGACCTATGCACTCAAACTTTTAAGGGCATTTAATG TGTCCACTGAGCCCATCAGCGAGGAGACCATCCGCTCAGAGCTCCTGATCCCAGCGGCACGGCCAGCAGATGCTGGCAACTACACCTGCACAGCTGCTAATTTTTTGGGCAATACATCCGTGACCATCACACTCCATGTTGGGGCTCCatgggcatccacaacctccccagacTGGGACCCCATCGCCCCTGCTGAAGCTGGTGCCCATGTAGAGGTGCGCATCGCCAAGCAGACAGTCTATGGCATCACCCTGGAGTGGtttgcagtggcagcagcagagccaggggagACCTGGTATACCCTCCTGGTGGGCCGTTACGATGCTGCCCAGAAGGATGCCATCTACATTGGTCCTGGTGTCAACACTTACTCAGTAACCGATCTGCTGCCTGCCACCAAGTATGAGGTCTGTGTGGCTGTGCGCAACCAGGCACCTCGCAAGGGCCAGTGTGTCGTCTTCGTCACGGGCAGTGACATCAGCCAGCTGGAACAGCGCGAGAAGCTCATCCACATCGTGGTCATCGTCTGCGCCATGGTGCTGGCCGTGCCTGCTGGTATGTATGCCTGCACTGCCGAGGCCCGCCCTGGCTGCCTGACCCGCTGCCCTGGTGCCTGTCTCCGCCGCCACTGTGGGGGCCAGGCTCAGGCGGCCGGCAGCAAGGAGAGCACGCTGGAcagcctgcctgctggcagTGAGGATGGGCTCTGCCGCCCTCAGGGTGGTCGTGGTGCCCGGCGACCCCCAGGCCACGAGGAGGCTGGCAAGACCCGGCCACCCCACAGGAACAGCGCCGACCTCTACTAG